A window from Enterocloster bolteae encodes these proteins:
- a CDS encoding mandelate racemase/muconate lactonizing enzyme family protein, with protein sequence MKITSVECYKGAFITVKVNTDEGISGFGEAGLSYGSCQNAAWGNCQDFAKMVIGMDPFDTEKIYEHLHRHTFWGMNGGVTVSAAMAAIDIACWDIKGKALGLPVYKLLGGKTHDSLRAYASQLQMGWRTLITKLDRSELQFEPKDYYDAVKDAMADGYDAVKIDPCFAGLSREDFNQAYLKRGDNLKGAYPEALRKIAVERIAAAREAGGDELDIIIEIHSTLDANTAVILGKSLEPYRIMYYEEPTMPSNPEVFKHIKQKCDIPLATGERSYTRWGFRQFFEDRTLSIAQPDLCNTGGITEVKKICDMANVYDIGIQLHVCGGPIATAAALHVETVIPNFVIHEEHCANFKTDYQKAGKYAWAPENGRYVMNERPGIGQEMSEEAMASYARVVVD encoded by the coding sequence ATGAAGATTACAAGTGTGGAATGCTATAAAGGAGCATTCATAACGGTTAAGGTAAACACGGACGAGGGAATCAGCGGTTTTGGCGAGGCCGGGCTTTCCTACGGCAGCTGCCAGAACGCGGCGTGGGGAAACTGCCAGGATTTTGCCAAGATGGTCATTGGAATGGATCCCTTTGACACGGAAAAAATTTATGAACATCTCCACCGCCATACGTTCTGGGGCATGAACGGGGGCGTTACGGTATCTGCCGCTATGGCCGCCATCGACATTGCCTGCTGGGATATTAAGGGAAAGGCATTGGGGCTGCCTGTTTATAAGCTCCTTGGAGGAAAGACCCATGATTCCCTCCGGGCGTACGCCTCCCAGCTGCAGATGGGGTGGAGGACCCTTATTACAAAACTGGACCGGTCTGAGCTTCAGTTTGAACCGAAGGATTACTATGACGCTGTAAAGGATGCCATGGCGGACGGATACGATGCAGTTAAGATTGACCCGTGCTTTGCCGGATTATCAAGAGAGGATTTTAACCAGGCGTACTTAAAACGCGGCGACAATCTGAAGGGAGCTTATCCGGAAGCATTGAGGAAAATTGCGGTGGAGCGCATTGCGGCTGCCCGTGAGGCGGGAGGGGACGAGCTTGACATTATCATAGAGATCCATTCCACCCTTGACGCCAACACGGCCGTGATTTTAGGAAAATCCCTGGAGCCTTACCGCATCATGTACTATGAGGAACCTACCATGCCTTCCAATCCTGAGGTATTTAAGCATATCAAGCAGAAATGCGATATCCCCCTTGCAACCGGTGAGAGGAGCTATACGCGCTGGGGATTCAGGCAGTTCTTTGAGGACAGGACACTCAGCATCGCCCAGCCTGACCTGTGCAATACCGGCGGCATCACGGAAGTAAAGAAAATCTGCGATATGGCCAATGTATATGATATCGGCATCCAGCTTCACGTGTGCGGCGGCCCCATTGCCACGGCGGCCGCCCTCCATGTGGAGACCGTCATACCTAATTTTGTCATTCATGAGGAGCACTGCGCTAATTTCAAAACAGATTACCAGAAAGCGGGGAAATACGCCTGGGCTCCGGAAAACGGCAGATATGTGATGAATGAACGGCCCGGAATCGGCCAGGAGATGAGCGAGGAGGCCATGGCTTCCTATGCCAGGGTGGTAGTTGACTAG
- a CDS encoding ABC transporter substrate-binding protein — MMKRKLAMALAVSMVVGSLAACGGKTDQAGTTAAPKAENAQGDQSGAADGGAEAADSEKTVYPAGTLVVYAMGNPQYRQQWFETWLENHKDIAPDVKIEFVQTEGTADIREKITMTALSGATEDLPDAAMLDPVTIMDLAGAGLLKDETEYLTPLLDKMVDGATTDATIGGRIYALPDSVRPQVLFYNQDIFDKYGVDAEQMNTMEGYIEAGRQLKEKSNGEVYLSYIDPTSKTWRYWGRRGLMPSAGAKIWDENGEVVIGSDEGTQKALGALDTMNSEGLLLKTTIMEPALYDAINKQQVATFCIGAFWDEFMRKNCEATKGQWRVMSAPAFEGVDKAGAPVSQYMAIIEKGDNPYSELFRQMWYDFTFDTQAKEVWVNSMEEQNAPYSNPVSKEMLEDPFWKEPSDFYGGQSFREMEGKCLENGAANLVVTPQDAEADEIISAELEKYVAGNQSMSDAIANMDKNLKAKIGKAEISQ; from the coding sequence ATGATGAAAAGAAAGTTAGCAATGGCACTTGCGGTATCCATGGTGGTGGGCTCCCTTGCAGCCTGCGGCGGCAAGACCGACCAGGCAGGCACCACCGCGGCGCCCAAGGCAGAGAATGCCCAGGGTGACCAGAGCGGGGCGGCAGACGGGGGCGCAGAGGCAGCGGACAGTGAAAAGACCGTATATCCCGCAGGAACCCTGGTGGTTTACGCCATGGGAAATCCCCAGTACAGACAGCAGTGGTTTGAGACATGGCTGGAGAACCACAAGGATATTGCGCCGGATGTGAAGATTGAGTTTGTCCAGACAGAGGGAACCGCGGACATCCGTGAGAAGATTACCATGACAGCACTGTCGGGAGCCACCGAGGATCTTCCCGACGCAGCTATGCTGGACCCTGTAACCATCATGGATTTGGCAGGCGCAGGCCTTTTAAAGGATGAGACTGAATATCTGACTCCTCTTCTGGATAAGATGGTAGATGGAGCCACCACAGACGCCACCATCGGCGGACGCATCTATGCGCTGCCGGATTCCGTAAGGCCCCAGGTGCTGTTTTACAACCAGGACATCTTTGACAAGTACGGCGTGGACGCAGAGCAGATGAATACCATGGAAGGCTACATAGAGGCAGGACGCCAGTTAAAGGAAAAGAGCAACGGGGAAGTTTATCTTTCCTACATCGACCCAACCAGCAAGACCTGGAGATACTGGGGCCGCAGGGGGCTTATGCCGTCAGCTGGCGCTAAAATCTGGGATGAGAACGGAGAAGTTGTAATCGGCAGCGACGAAGGAACACAGAAGGCATTAGGCGCCCTGGATACCATGAATTCCGAGGGACTTCTTTTAAAGACCACCATCATGGAGCCGGCTCTTTATGACGCCATCAACAAACAGCAGGTAGCTACTTTCTGCATCGGTGCTTTCTGGGATGAATTCATGAGAAAGAACTGCGAAGCCACCAAGGGACAGTGGAGAGTCATGTCAGCTCCTGCGTTTGAAGGCGTTGACAAGGCAGGCGCTCCTGTATCCCAGTACATGGCCATCATCGAGAAGGGCGATAATCCTTATTCAGAGCTGTTCCGCCAGATGTGGTATGATTTCACCTTTGACACCCAGGCAAAGGAAGTATGGGTCAATTCCATGGAAGAGCAGAATGCTCCTTATTCCAACCCAGTATCCAAGGAAATGCTGGAGGATCCATTCTGGAAAGAGCCATCTGACTTCTACGGCGGCCAGTCCTTCCGCGAGATGGAGGGCAAGTGCCTTGAGAACGGCGCTGCAAACCTGGTGGTAACACCTCAGGATGCAGAGGCAGATGAAATCATTTCTGCTGAGCTGGAGAAGTACGTGGCAGGCAACCAGTCCATGAGCGACGCTATCGCCAACATGGATAAGAACTTAAAAGCTAAGATCGGCAAGGCTGAAATCAGCCAGTAA
- a CDS encoding TRAP transporter small permease, with protein MKDGKFDLKTFLDNIELYISAVLFIALTVLLFANVFCRYALKHSFAWVEEVATIAFVWMIWFAMSAAVTKRKHLRIDFILEMVPFKVKKAMLVISNLVFAAFDIYLLYIVMTIIRRLGNSQTTLLRLPQQMVYAIIPIGLVLSVVRIAQDTIKLMHENEANLGASKPAMDLDECERIYLEKKAAREAAAVKGEVR; from the coding sequence ATGAAAGATGGAAAGTTCGACCTGAAAACTTTTCTGGATAATATAGAGCTGTATATATCGGCTGTGTTATTCATAGCCCTTACCGTACTGCTTTTTGCAAACGTGTTCTGCCGGTATGCGCTGAAGCATTCTTTTGCATGGGTGGAGGAGGTTGCGACCATTGCCTTTGTGTGGATGATTTGGTTTGCCATGTCCGCGGCTGTCACCAAAAGAAAGCACCTGCGCATCGACTTTATACTTGAAATGGTTCCGTTTAAGGTGAAAAAGGCAATGCTTGTCATCTCCAATCTGGTCTTTGCTGCTTTTGATATATATTTGCTGTATATTGTCATGACCATTATCAGGAGACTTGGAAACAGCCAGACCACGCTGCTGAGGCTTCCCCAGCAGATGGTATACGCCATTATTCCTATCGGGCTGGTGCTCAGTGTCGTAAGAATCGCGCAGGATACCATAAAACTCATGCATGAGAATGAGGCCAATCTGGGCGCTTCCAAGCCTGCGATGGACCTTGATGAATGTGAGCGGATTTATCTGGAAAAGAAGGCGGCAAGGGAGGCGGCTGCTGTGAAGGGAGAGGTGAGATAG
- a CDS encoding GntR family transcriptional regulator, with protein sequence MKTKKTLKETVVEGIYREIEEGIYKPNDIIHEGEIMEKYAMSKSPVREALIELCKDNVLKSIPRVGYQVVPVTLKEILDLLEFRIDVETGNLRRLCQRITPEQIEDLRQLDTITKDNHERMVAIHWNRNTDFHLKLCEMGGNGYICDVIAAALQKSCSYISQYFQTAWKKNAESNSFYHREIIEALVKHDTERAVEMLQKDILNVKEQIQENYSL encoded by the coding sequence ATGAAGACGAAGAAAACCCTGAAAGAAACCGTGGTGGAGGGAATCTACCGGGAGATAGAAGAAGGCATCTATAAGCCTAACGATATCATCCATGAAGGGGAAATCATGGAAAAGTACGCCATGAGCAAATCACCGGTGCGGGAGGCCCTTATTGAGCTGTGCAAGGATAATGTCCTGAAAAGTATACCAAGGGTGGGCTATCAGGTGGTTCCTGTGACCCTGAAGGAGATACTGGATCTTCTGGAATTCAGAATTGATGTGGAGACAGGCAACCTGAGGCGGCTGTGCCAGAGAATTACCCCTGAGCAGATAGAAGATTTAAGACAGCTGGATACCATCACAAAGGATAACCATGAGAGGATGGTGGCCATTCATTGGAACCGGAACACGGATTTTCATTTGAAGCTCTGTGAGATGGGCGGGAACGGTTATATATGCGATGTGATTGCCGCAGCCCTTCAAAAATCCTGTTCGTATATTTCCCAATATTTCCAGACAGCCTGGAAAAAGAACGCAGAATCCAACAGCTTTTATCACAGGGAAATCATTGAAGCCCTGGTAAAACATGATACGGAGCGGGCCGTGGAAATGCTCCAGAAGGACATACTGAATGTGAAAGAGCAGATTCAGGAGAACTATTCCCTTTGA
- a CDS encoding 4Fe-4S binding protein encodes MNKMEHITVVYFSPTGGTRKACLNLAMEMGKKVKDVDLCSLEGEYSFGPEDTVIVGVPVFGGRIPGYAAEKLTYLKGGGAVALTAAVYGNRAFEDALLELDDCLKAQGFRIGAGTALLAEHSMVRDVAAGRPDNQDRKEMADFGARILEKLEEEGWQEPQVPGNRPYRDWKQMPVIPLTNASCISCGLCAARCPVQAIPVSNPSSTDQARCILCMRCISVCPVKARSLPEQACAMLEQKLSPVRDIRRENELFL; translated from the coding sequence ATGAATAAGATGGAACATATAACCGTTGTGTATTTCAGCCCCACAGGCGGCACCAGGAAGGCCTGTCTCAATCTGGCTATGGAGATGGGGAAGAAGGTCAAGGATGTGGACCTTTGCAGCCTGGAGGGAGAGTATTCCTTTGGGCCGGAGGACACCGTGATTGTGGGCGTGCCCGTGTTCGGCGGCAGGATACCCGGATATGCGGCGGAAAAGCTTACATACCTGAAAGGCGGCGGGGCAGTGGCGCTGACTGCGGCAGTCTACGGCAACAGGGCCTTTGAGGATGCCCTTCTGGAACTGGATGACTGCTTAAAGGCCCAGGGGTTCAGGATTGGGGCAGGGACAGCGCTGCTGGCAGAACATTCCATGGTACGGGATGTCGCGGCCGGCCGGCCGGATAATCAGGACCGGAAGGAAATGGCTGACTTTGGGGCCAGGATACTTGAAAAGCTGGAAGAGGAGGGCTGGCAGGAGCCTCAGGTGCCGGGAAACCGTCCTTACCGTGACTGGAAGCAGATGCCGGTGATTCCCCTTACCAACGCATCCTGCATATCCTGCGGGCTGTGCGCTGCCAGATGTCCTGTGCAGGCTATCCCTGTAAGCAATCCTTCCTCCACGGACCAGGCGCGCTGCATCCTCTGCATGCGCTGTATTTCCGTCTGTCCGGTGAAGGCCAGAAGCCTGCCTGAGCAGGCCTGTGCCATGCTGGAGCAGAAGCTTTCCCCTGTCAGGGATATCAGACGGGAAAATGAGCTGTTTTTATAA
- a CDS encoding DUF401 family protein, with amino-acid sequence MDILYLSIVFLVIVVIIWLKKPLFVAMIGGIAATIILFRVNLKDAAVVLGRQTVAWDTIDVLLSFYLIIFLQLMLEKKGRLTNAKDSFNRLLRNRRMNTIVSPAIMGLLPSAAVMTICADMVDRTCGEYMDDKNKTFVSCYYRHIPEMFLPTFPAVLLGLTLSGQNAGVFVLAMIPMVVAACLVVYITHLKGIPREMPLLEETIDKKAEIINLVKNLWTLIAVLLIIIIFNLSVCIAAPLVIASNYIFDHFSLKDLPDLMVRSAEPILLGNMYLIMLFKGILSYTGVIGLLPDFIGQFPISMTMSFGLLFFIGTVISGSQTIIALCMPMAFLAFPQGGIPFLVMLMSVAWAAMQISPTHVCSFVAADFYHTTLGDIVVRALGPVIIFSIIAYGYGLLLGQIFY; translated from the coding sequence ATGGATATCCTATATCTTTCCATAGTGTTTCTGGTAATTGTTGTGATTATATGGCTGAAAAAGCCGCTGTTTGTGGCAATGATAGGGGGGATAGCAGCTACCATTATTTTGTTCCGGGTCAATCTGAAGGACGCGGCGGTTGTTCTGGGAAGGCAGACAGTGGCCTGGGATACAATAGATGTGCTGCTGAGCTTCTATCTCATCATATTTCTCCAGCTTATGCTGGAGAAAAAAGGAAGGCTGACAAACGCGAAGGATTCATTTAACCGCCTGCTCAGGAACCGCAGAATGAATACCATTGTATCACCTGCAATTATGGGACTTCTTCCGTCTGCGGCAGTCATGACAATCTGCGCGGATATGGTAGACAGGACATGCGGGGAATACATGGATGATAAAAACAAGACGTTTGTATCCTGCTATTACAGACATATACCGGAAATGTTCCTTCCAACCTTTCCGGCGGTCCTCTTGGGACTTACACTTAGCGGACAGAATGCGGGGGTGTTTGTGCTGGCCATGATTCCTATGGTGGTGGCGGCATGTCTTGTGGTATATATTACACATTTAAAAGGAATACCCAGGGAAATGCCCCTGCTTGAAGAGACCATTGATAAGAAAGCGGAAATTATCAATCTGGTGAAAAACCTGTGGACCCTGATAGCTGTGCTCTTAATCATTATTATATTTAATCTTTCCGTGTGCATAGCCGCGCCCCTGGTAATTGCTTCCAATTATATATTTGATCATTTCAGCTTAAAAGATCTTCCGGATCTTATGGTGAGGTCTGCGGAACCCATATTATTGGGCAACATGTACCTGATAATGCTTTTTAAAGGCATATTGTCGTATACCGGCGTCATAGGGCTTCTGCCTGATTTTATAGGACAGTTTCCTATTTCCATGACAATGTCCTTCGGCCTGCTGTTCTTTATCGGCACAGTTATAAGCGGCTCCCAGACAATCATTGCTCTTTGCATGCCCATGGCGTTTTTGGCGTTTCCCCAGGGAGGGATTCCGTTTCTTGTCATGCTGATGAGTGTCGCGTGGGCTGCAATGCAGATATCTCCCACACACGTCTGCTCCTTTGTTGCGGCTGATTTTTACCACACCACACTGGGAGACATCGTTGTGAGGGCCCTTGGACCGGTCATTATATTTTCAATTATTGCATATGGTTACGGACTGCTGCTGGGGCAGATTTTCTATTAG
- a CDS encoding mandelate racemase/muconate lactonizing enzyme family protein → MKITSAKLFLAEYNRYETPEFPKKSKVVGIRIYTDEGIYGDGEVAGIHATYGAFGVIKDMWPFISGKDPFDNEVLWDQLMLRTFWGQNGGAFWYSAVSAIDIALWDIKSKALNVPLYKLLGGKRRDKVRCYASQLQFGWGPIDSPAVTVQDYVDRARLALQDGYDAIKIDFLNWDEKGNILNETNRLGLLPPELVQVFSDRVHAVREAIGPKVDLIIENHAGTNSNSAIQLSAAVQDCNIYYFEEPNTPVFYNNKYVKDNVKMPLAHGERVFGRWEYIRYFMDNSIQVIQPDIGNAGGITETKRICDMAYTFDVGVQIHTCASHLLTPPSVQLEACIPNFVIHEQHMRSMNPSNQELTAKVVMPKNGYLDVTDDIGIGNEWSDKALASEDQITLN, encoded by the coding sequence ATGAAAATAACAAGCGCGAAGTTATTCCTGGCCGAATACAACCGTTATGAAACGCCTGAGTTTCCTAAAAAGAGTAAGGTGGTGGGAATCCGTATTTACACAGATGAAGGAATTTACGGGGACGGAGAGGTGGCGGGAATTCATGCAACCTACGGGGCCTTTGGTGTGATAAAGGATATGTGGCCTTTTATCTCGGGAAAAGACCCCTTTGACAATGAGGTGCTGTGGGACCAGCTGATGCTCAGAACCTTTTGGGGGCAAAACGGCGGTGCCTTCTGGTACAGCGCAGTCAGCGCCATTGATATCGCTCTGTGGGATATCAAGAGCAAGGCGCTAAATGTGCCGTTATATAAACTCCTGGGAGGAAAGCGGCGGGATAAGGTGCGCTGCTATGCCTCACAGCTGCAGTTTGGATGGGGGCCAATAGATTCCCCGGCCGTAACCGTACAGGATTATGTGGACAGGGCCAGGCTTGCCCTTCAGGATGGTTACGATGCCATTAAGATTGATTTCCTTAACTGGGATGAAAAGGGCAATATATTGAATGAGACCAACCGTCTGGGCCTGCTTCCTCCTGAGCTTGTACAGGTTTTCTCCGACCGTGTCCATGCTGTCAGGGAGGCCATAGGCCCCAAGGTTGACCTTATTATTGAAAACCACGCGGGAACCAATTCCAATTCGGCAATCCAGCTGTCGGCAGCAGTCCAGGACTGTAATATTTACTATTTTGAGGAGCCTAACACGCCGGTATTCTACAATAACAAATATGTAAAGGATAATGTGAAAATGCCGCTGGCCCATGGGGAGCGGGTGTTCGGCCGATGGGAATACATACGGTATTTCATGGATAATTCCATTCAGGTAATCCAGCCGGATATCGGCAATGCCGGCGGAATCACTGAAACAAAAAGAATCTGCGATATGGCGTATACCTTTGATGTGGGTGTTCAGATTCATACATGCGCGTCCCACCTGCTGACGCCGCCGTCTGTACAGCTTGAGGCATGTATACCTAATTTTGTCATTCACGAACAGCATATGCGCAGTATGAATCCTTCCAACCAGGAACTTACAGCAAAGGTAGTGATGCCGAAGAATGGGTATCTGGACGTGACGGACGATATTGGCATTGGAAACGAATGGTCTGACAAGGCGCTTGCATCGGAAGACCAGATAACACTTAATTAA
- a CDS encoding carbohydrate ABC transporter permease — protein MLKALKKYRAPYLFIMPFFILFLVFQLVPTIWTFYISLTNWKGIGTPDFCGFDNYRKMLIDDMFWESLGNTVVYWLTGLVFIICCALLIASLLNSRYLKSNSARAFFKTATFLPNICAAIAMGLIFRMLFDENVGLVNEVVTIFGGSKIPWLTSTTFSKIPVIILNVWRYTPWFTMILLSGLLNISKDYYEAATVDGANGWQQFWFITLPSLKNILFFCSVTLTVDMWKLFNESYILPGPGTSNSSLFQYMYESGFNVFNMGYASAIGVILILILIVISIIQFVVRHKQGEI, from the coding sequence ATGTTAAAAGCACTGAAAAAATACAGGGCTCCCTATTTGTTTATCATGCCCTTTTTTATCCTGTTTCTTGTATTTCAGCTGGTGCCCACCATATGGACATTCTACATCAGCCTGACAAACTGGAAGGGAATCGGGACTCCGGATTTCTGCGGATTTGACAATTACAGGAAAATGCTGATTGACGATATGTTCTGGGAATCCCTGGGCAACACAGTGGTCTACTGGCTCACCGGACTGGTATTCATTATCTGCTGTGCCCTGCTCATCGCGTCCCTGTTAAACAGCAGATACTTAAAAAGTAATTCCGCCAGGGCATTTTTCAAGACGGCTACCTTCCTTCCGAATATATGTGCAGCCATTGCCATGGGTCTTATTTTCCGAATGCTGTTTGATGAGAACGTGGGTCTGGTCAATGAGGTGGTGACAATATTCGGGGGCAGCAAGATCCCCTGGCTTACCAGCACCACATTTTCAAAGATACCTGTTATTATCCTGAATGTCTGGAGATATACACCATGGTTCACCATGATTCTCTTATCGGGACTGCTCAACATATCCAAGGATTACTATGAGGCAGCCACGGTGGACGGTGCCAACGGGTGGCAGCAGTTCTGGTTCATCACCCTGCCGTCCTTAAAGAATATCCTGTTTTTCTGTTCCGTGACACTGACAGTGGATATGTGGAAGCTGTTCAATGAATCCTATATCCTTCCAGGACCGGGAACCTCCAACTCATCCCTGTTCCAGTACATGTATGAGTCAGGCTTTAATGTATTCAACATGGGTTATGCATCGGCAATCGGCGTTATCCTGATTCTTATTCTGATTGTCATATCCATCATCCAGTTTGTGGTAAGACACAAGCAGGGCGAAATATAG
- a CDS encoding uroporphyrinogen decarboxylase family protein: MTKKERVTAAIRGEEVDKIPSGFSLHFPKESAFGDAAVKAHLKFFEESDTDILKIMNENLVPYMGEINNGADYSMVKEMTMEDGFMQDQVELVKKILAGCDRDAFILGTLHGITASSIHPLEKMDPNYTYDQVREKLCRLLREDEDTVLAGMKRIADVMCELARTYIELGVDGVYYAALGGETRFFTDEEFEKWIKPFDLQIMKAIKDAGGYCFLHICKDQLNMDRYKDYGPYADVVNWGVYEAPFSLEDGRKMFAGKTIMGGLPNRHGVLVDGPAEAVKEETRKVIREFGRTHFILGADCTLATEQDMDLLKAAVEAARE, encoded by the coding sequence ATGACAAAAAAAGAGAGAGTGACAGCAGCTATCCGGGGAGAAGAAGTTGACAAGATACCCAGCGGATTTTCCCTGCATTTTCCTAAGGAATCAGCTTTTGGAGACGCGGCCGTAAAAGCCCATCTGAAATTTTTTGAGGAGTCTGATACAGACATCCTTAAAATCATGAATGAAAATCTGGTTCCCTATATGGGCGAGATTAACAATGGAGCCGATTACAGCATGGTAAAAGAGATGACCATGGAGGACGGCTTCATGCAGGACCAGGTGGAGCTGGTTAAGAAGATTCTGGCCGGATGCGACAGGGATGCATTTATCCTGGGCACACTTCACGGTATTACCGCATCATCCATCCATCCTCTGGAAAAGATGGACCCCAACTATACATACGACCAGGTAAGGGAGAAGCTCTGCCGCCTGCTGCGTGAGGATGAGGATACGGTTCTGGCAGGGATGAAGCGCATTGCGGACGTGATGTGCGAACTGGCAAGAACATACATTGAGCTGGGCGTGGACGGCGTGTATTATGCGGCTCTGGGCGGCGAGACCAGGTTCTTCACGGATGAGGAATTTGAGAAATGGATTAAGCCCTTTGACCTGCAGATTATGAAGGCCATCAAGGATGCGGGAGGATACTGTTTCCTTCACATCTGCAAGGACCAGCTGAACATGGACCGCTATAAGGATTACGGCCCCTACGCGGACGTGGTGAACTGGGGCGTATATGAAGCACCCTTCAGTTTAGAGGACGGACGGAAGATGTTTGCTGGAAAGACCATCATGGGCGGCCTTCCCAACCGCCACGGCGTACTGGTGGACGGACCGGCAGAGGCAGTGAAGGAAGAGACAAGGAAGGTCATCCGGGAATTCGGAAGAACTCATTTTATTCTGGGAGCTGACTGCACCCTTGCAACAGAGCAGGATATGGACCTTTTAAAGGCAGCCGTAGAGGCAGCCAGGGAATAA
- a CDS encoding TRAP transporter large permease yields MATGVMFIVMFGLMFLGVPIAVAMFISMFVLINVDPVTTSSFIAQTTYGGVASFTNLALPFFMISGTIMETGGLSKRLVSAANSIIGGVTGSLGMVTVIACMFFGAVSGSAPATVAAIGAIMIPMMVQEGYSKYYATALACCAGGLGVIVPPSYPLVLYGVTCNQSVGDLFIAGLLPSCVVGGVLILINYVYCRKHRLKGENHFHIKSAVSAWWDAKWALIMPVIILGGIYGGFFTATEAAVVAVVYGIFIGFVVYRELKIEKLWAVFRDNAAFIAGTMFIMCPAKATGSVFAYLNINQTIADFMFSISSNYYVVMFMIFIIMFIVGMFIQTTPAIIILAPTLLSVVTQVGCDPIHFGIILDLALAIAFVTPPVAINLFVGSSLTGISIDKITKAEMPLLFGLIAAFFVVAFIPAISLLLLGRI; encoded by the coding sequence GTGGCTACAGGTGTTATGTTTATTGTAATGTTTGGTCTCATGTTCCTTGGTGTGCCCATTGCAGTGGCAATGTTCATCAGTATGTTTGTACTGATAAATGTTGACCCGGTTACCACCAGTTCATTCATTGCCCAGACTACATATGGAGGAGTTGCCAGCTTCACCAACCTGGCTCTGCCCTTTTTCATGATTTCGGGTACCATCATGGAAACAGGGGGTCTGTCCAAACGTCTGGTGAGTGCAGCCAATTCAATCATAGGCGGTGTTACAGGTTCCCTTGGAATGGTTACGGTCATAGCATGCATGTTCTTTGGCGCAGTGTCCGGTTCCGCACCGGCCACAGTGGCGGCCATCGGCGCCATCATGATACCTATGATGGTGCAGGAAGGGTACAGCAAGTATTATGCAACAGCTCTGGCATGCTGTGCTGGCGGTCTGGGAGTCATTGTGCCTCCCAGCTATCCTCTGGTACTCTACGGCGTCACCTGTAATCAGTCGGTAGGAGATTTGTTCATTGCCGGACTGCTCCCATCCTGCGTGGTGGGCGGAGTACTTATCCTTATCAATTATGTATACTGCAGGAAGCACCGCCTGAAGGGCGAGAACCATTTCCATATCAAATCAGCGGTCAGCGCCTGGTGGGACGCAAAGTGGGCGTTAATCATGCCGGTTATTATACTCGGTGGAATTTACGGAGGCTTCTTTACTGCGACGGAGGCAGCGGTGGTGGCTGTTGTGTACGGCATATTTATCGGATTCGTGGTATACCGGGAGTTGAAGATTGAGAAGCTCTGGGCCGTGTTCAGGGACAATGCGGCGTTTATAGCAGGCACCATGTTCATCATGTGTCCGGCAAAGGCAACCGGTTCTGTATTCGCGTATCTGAACATCAACCAGACCATTGCTGATTTCATGTTCAGTATCTCCAGCAATTATTATGTGGTTATGTTCATGATATTCATTATCATGTTTATTGTGGGAATGTTCATACAGACAACGCCGGCCATAATCATTCTGGCTCCCACCCTTTTATCCGTTGTAACCCAGGTGGGATGCGATCCCATTCACTTTGGTATCATCCTGGATTTGGCCCTGGCTATTGCATTTGTAACACCGCCTGTGGCAATCAACCTGTTTGTGGGTTCATCCCTGACAGGCATCAGTATAGACAAGATAACAAAGGCCGAAATGCCCCTTCTGTTTGGCCTGATAGCAGCATTTTTCGTGGTGGCATTTATTCCGGCCATTTCACTCCTGCTGCTTGGCAGGATATGA